A stretch of Nymphalis io chromosome 29, ilAglIoxx1.1, whole genome shotgun sequence DNA encodes these proteins:
- the LOC126779461 gene encoding glutamate receptor ionotropic, kainate 2: MWSEWRWLVVTLNAVAALSPVVKIGAIFTEESRGGSAELAFKYAVYRINKERNLLPESTLVYDIQYTTARDTFRTYKKACTQIKSGAIAIFSSAGPLLGSTLSAMCKSLHAPHLTVTPHFVETLNSSDSFTINLYPSRELMDQAFKDLTAFLNWTRMGIIYEDYGVGELNIVRLARDGRDMYAVRVDTRDYRRALAQLKAQNIKHIIVDTDPKHLKQLSRAILQLQMNNENYHYIFTSFDMELFDLEDFLYNRVNMSGWRLVDRDSDKVKDALQVMEKFHPIGASILSGGNIKTEPALLYDALQVLALALASTKDVHAANVSCEAETHIAHGQILLDNINKVQAHGLTGPIAFTDGIRTSFQLQLMRLSGGEGGRAVQAGAWAPTRGLEITDAAAYRRDPPPNVTLTVVTVEEKPYVMVKEGWNLQGNARFEGFCIDLLARVAARAGFQYRLRLVPDNMYGAWDPETGQWNGIVKELMERNADIAVASMTINYAREAVIDFTKPFMNLGIGILFKVPSSQPTRLFSFLNPLAIEIWLYVLAAYILVSFTLFVMARFSPYEWSSSTHVCGHETKLLTNQFSVCNSFWFITGTFLRQGSGLNPKATSTRIVGGIWWFFTLIILSSYTANLAAFLTVERTVLPIQSAADLAAQNSVQYGTLNGGSTMTFFRDSNIDIYQKMWQHMSTATPPALVSSYEEGVRRVLMGNYAFLMESTMLDHRVQRDCNLTQIGGLLDSKGYGIATWKGSPWRDKISLAILELQEKGVIQILYDKWWKNTGDVCNRDGKDSKANPLGVQNIGGVFVTLLCGLVLAIVVAILEFCWNTRKNASQGRQSLCSEMGQELRTAMRGGSSRTVLRPGCSRCSPGTHVPPAPSRYETDASSTVELKELRWS, encoded by the exons ATGTGGAGTGAGTGGCGCTGGCTCGTGGTCACGTTGAATGCTGTAGCTGCTTTGTCGCCGGTTGTCAAAATtg GTGCAATATTTACAGAGGAGTCAAGAGGTGGTAGCGCCGAGTTAGCCTTTAAGTACGCGGTATATAGGATCAATAAAGAACGAAATTTGTTACCTGAAAGCACCCTCGTGTATGATATACAGTACACCACAGCGAGGGACACGTTCAGAACTTATAAGAAAG cctgtACACAAATAAAGTCGGGTGCTATAGCTATATTCAGCAGCGCTGGTCCGCTGCTCGGGTCGACTCTATCGGCCATGTGTAAATCGCTTCACGCGCCACATTTAACTGTGACGCCACATTTTGTTGAAA CGCTGAACAGTTCAGATTCCTTCACGATCAACTTATACCCCTCCCGGGAACTGATGGATCAGGCATTCAAGGACCTCACAGCCTTCCTCAACTGGACCAGGATGGGTATCATCTATGAAGATTACGGAGTCG GTGAATTAAACATCGTGCGTCTGGCTCGTGACGGCCGCGACATGTACGCGGTGCGGGTCGACACGCGCGACTACAGACGTGCGCTCGCTCAGCTTAAAGCTCAAAACATTAAGCATATCATCGTCGACACAGATCCTAAGCACCTCAAACAGCTGTCTAGAGCC ATCTTACAGCTGCAAATGAACAATGAAAACTATCACTATATATTTACGTCTTTC GACATGGAACTCTTCGACCTGGAGGATTTTCTCTACAACCGCGTAAACATGAGCGGCTGGAGGCTGGTGGATCGCGATTCCGATAAGGTGAAGGACGCTTTGCAAGTCATGGAAAAGTTTCATCCCATTGGCGCTTCTATACTCAGCGGCGGAAATATAaag ACGGAGCCGGCGCTGCTGTACGACGCGCTGCAGGTGCTGGCGCTCGCGCTCGCGTCCACCAAGGACGTCCACGCCGCGAACGTCTCCTGCGAGGCGGAAACGCACATAGCCCACGGACAGATACTGTTAGACAATATTAACAAA GTCCAAGCACACGGCCTCACAGGGCCCATAGCTTTCACGGACGGCATCCGGACCAGCTTCCAGCTGCAGCTGATGCGTCTATCTGGTGGGGAGGGGGGCCGCGCGGTACAGGCGGGAGCGTGGGCGCCGACGCGTGGCCTCGAGATCACCGACGCCGCCGCATACAGACGTGACCCGCCCCCCAACGTCACTCTCACCGTCGTTACCGTCGAG GAGAAACCCTACGTCATGGTGAAAGAGGGCTGGAACCTCCAAGGAAACGCCAGGTTTGAGGGATTCTGCATAGACCTCCTGGCACGCGTGGCTGCCAGGGCTGGTTTCCAATATCGGTTGAGGCTCGTCCCCGATAACATGTACGGTGCTTGGGACCCTGAGACCGGTCAGTGGAATGGGATAGTCAAGGAATTGATGGAAAGA aacGCAGATATAGCAGTCGCGTCTATGACCATAAACTACGCGCGGGAAGCTGTCATAGACTTCACCAAGCCTTTTATGAATTTGGGTAtcggaatattatttaaa gtGCCGTCATCTCAACCGACTAGGCTGTTTAGCTTCCTGAACCCGCTGGCGATAGAGATCTGGCTGTACGTGCTCGCCGCGTACATTCTCGTGTCATTCACGCTGTTTGTGATGGCGAGGTTCTCACCATATGAATG gTCGTCCAGCACACATGTCTGTGGTCATGAAACGAAACTCCTCACGAACCAGTTCAGCGTATGTAATTCGTTCTGGTTCATAACCGGGACCTTCTTGAGGCAAGGGTCTGGATTAAATCCGAAG GCGACCTCCACACGGATAGTAGGAGGCATATGGTGGTTCTTTACCCTGATCATCCTGTCGTCGTACACCGCGAATCTGGCGGCCTTCCTCACGGTGGAGCGCACCGTGCTGCCCATACAGAGCGCGGCGGACCTCGCGGCGCAGAACAGCGTGCAGTACGGCACCCTCAATGGTGGATCTACTATGACATTCTTCAGG GACTCGAACATAGATATATACCAGAAGATGTGGCAGCACATGTCGACCGCCACTCCACCTGCCCTCGTCTCCTCCTACGAGGAGGGAGTGAGGCGAGTTTTAATGGGGAATTATGCGTTCCTCATGGAGTCTACCATGTTAGACCACAGAGTACAAAGGGATTGCAATTTGACACAGATCGGAGGTCTCCTGGATTCTAAA GGTTACGGTATAGCAACATGGAAAGGCAGTCCTTGGCGCGATAAGATTTCCTTGGCCATATTAGAGTTACAAGAGAAGGGGGTGATACAGATACTTTACGACAAGTGGTGGAAGAACACGGGGGATGTTTGCAACAGGGACGGGAAGGACAGTAAAGCGAATCCTTTAGGTGTGCAAAATATTG GTGGTGTATTTGTGACACTACTGTGTGGGTTGGTTCTGGCTATCGTGGTGGCGATTCTGGAGTTCTGTTGGAATACGAGGAAGAACGCCTCCCAAGGTCGTCAGTCGCTTTGCAGTGAGATGGGACAG gaATTAAGAACAGCAATGAGAGGTGGTTCCTCGAGAACAGTTCTGAGACCTGGATGTTCCAGGTGCTCTCCAGGAACGCATGTGCCACCAGCGCCATCTAGATACGAG ACGGACGCGTCGAGCACGGTAGAGCTGAAGGAGCTCCGCTGGTCGTAG